In a genomic window of Tissierella sp. Yu-01:
- a CDS encoding S-layer homology domain-containing protein, with translation MKNIKFKSLIIIMLLTLLITCIPSNGFAEDNLDKNIQKIKALFEIGDDYEDFDKHEYDSYEGKKITSLYWRGQNRHINVGIDEEGNIMSYSKGESSSDRQPSIYKFPKITREQGVESAKNFIKKLYPNILDKIKLVDEEDLYTAYRRDDLSGYNYNFIMIENDIVFNENTVYITVDNQTSEVINFNINWRDDLEFPDTEGIISTDEVKETYKDNINIGLSYIVREADKDTKSYLGYNIIDTDKTVDAKTKDMLNTSYKSMYSVYGSTSDQNMESLSNEEANQLINSKKVISREEISKKILDTFKLGEDYEIQDHKLKGNKEKDSYVWEVMVIKRVKNGASGVSGRIDAVTGEILDFSDPGSWDDDLEEAKYRKEELLERAEEIIKNNSPEKYKEVEYVGDENEDLVYSRNNVSNFLFIRKVNGIRVENDGFRIILNNVTGKVSSYYHGWNDLEFESPDNLIQEDEAKEIILKDRELELGYQTLKEEKDKKDVKLVYDFKDKHIVVDAKTGEVIDIRKELMEKQGKKEYKDIENSFAKEQIQKLQNHITLFEGENFKPKQEITQKEFLQLLAQTKDVYSYQDINYLYERFIREGILSQEEKDINATITREEAIKYIIRAFGQEPLDNIGDVYKLEYEDANDISDNLKGHIAIAKGLGLISGEGNFRPKDNLTREEAAVIIYNILNRGI, from the coding sequence ATGAAAAATATAAAATTCAAATCGTTAATAATTATAATGTTATTGACACTGTTAATTACATGTATACCATCTAATGGATTTGCAGAAGACAACTTAGACAAAAACATTCAAAAAATTAAGGCCCTATTTGAAATAGGAGATGATTATGAAGACTTTGATAAGCATGAGTATGATTCTTATGAAGGAAAGAAGATTACAAGCTTATATTGGAGAGGTCAGAATAGACATATTAATGTAGGTATTGATGAAGAGGGAAATATAATGAGCTATTCGAAAGGTGAATCTAGTTCAGATAGACAGCCGAGTATTTATAAATTTCCTAAAATTACTAGAGAACAAGGAGTAGAAAGTGCTAAAAACTTTATAAAAAAACTATATCCTAATATATTAGATAAAATCAAACTTGTAGATGAGGAAGATCTTTATACCGCATACCGTAGAGATGATTTGAGCGGATATAATTATAATTTTATTATGATAGAAAATGATATAGTTTTTAATGAAAATACTGTATATATAACTGTGGATAATCAAACTAGTGAAGTAATTAATTTTAATATTAATTGGAGAGATGATTTAGAATTCCCAGATACTGAAGGTATTATATCAACGGATGAAGTAAAAGAAACATATAAAGATAATATCAATATAGGATTATCTTATATAGTAAGAGAAGCAGACAAAGATACAAAATCATACTTAGGATACAATATTATAGATACAGATAAGACGGTAGATGCTAAGACTAAGGATATGCTAAATACTTCCTACAAGTCCATGTATTCTGTATATGGATCTACATCAGATCAGAATATGGAAAGTTTATCAAACGAAGAAGCAAATCAATTGATAAATTCGAAGAAAGTAATAAGTAGGGAAGAAATAAGTAAAAAAATATTAGACACATTTAAACTTGGAGAAGATTATGAAATTCAAGACCATAAATTAAAGGGAAACAAGGAAAAAGATTCTTATGTATGGGAAGTAATGGTGATTAAACGTGTTAAAAACGGCGCAAGTGGTGTTAGTGGAAGAATTGATGCTGTAACAGGAGAGATTTTAGATTTTTCTGATCCGGGTTCTTGGGATGATGATTTAGAGGAAGCGAAGTATAGAAAAGAAGAATTACTTGAAAGAGCAGAAGAAATTATAAAAAATAACAGTCCTGAAAAGTATAAAGAAGTAGAATATGTAGGGGATGAAAATGAGGATTTAGTTTATAGTCGAAATAATGTGTCAAATTTCCTATTTATAAGGAAAGTAAATGGTATTAGGGTTGAAAATGATGGTTTTAGGATTATCCTAAATAATGTTACAGGAAAAGTATCGTCATACTATCATGGATGGAATGATTTAGAATTTGAATCTCCAGACAATCTAATACAAGAAGATGAAGCCAAAGAAATCATATTAAAGGATAGAGAATTAGAGTTAGGGTATCAAACATTAAAGGAAGAAAAAGATAAGAAGGATGTCAAACTGGTATATGATTTTAAAGATAAACATATAGTAGTAGATGCTAAAACAGGAGAAGTAATAGACATTCGAAAAGAGTTAATGGAAAAACAAGGCAAGAAGGAATATAAGGATATTGAAAATAGTTTTGCTAAAGAGCAAATACAAAAATTACAAAATCATATTACTTTATTTGAGGGAGAAAACTTTAAACCGAAACAAGAAATAACTCAGAAAGAGTTTTTACAATTACTTGCTCAAACTAAAGATGTATATTCCTATCAAGATATAAACTATTTATATGAAAGATTTATTAGAGAAGGTATTTTAAGTCAAGAAGAAAAAGACATAAATGCAACAATAACTAGAGAAGAAGCTATAAAGTATATAATTAGAGCCTTTGGGCAGGAGCCATTAGATAATATAGGAGATGTATATAAACTGGAGTATGAAGATGCAAATGATATATCAGATAATTTAAAAGGACATATTGCAATTGCTAAAGGACTAGGACTTATAAGTGGTGAAGGAAATTTTAGACCAAAAGATAATTTAACAAGAGAAGAGGCAGCTGTTATAATATACAATATCTTAAATAGAGGTATATAA
- a CDS encoding TIGR00266 family protein has protein sequence MKFSIEGEYPVLRCILNRGEEIVTSAGNMSWMDEGFNIETSTGGGLMKGLARAFTGEGIFRNVYRASKDNLEIAFASSLPGKIMSLEMNGKTFITQKNAFLASEPSVKMETVFTKKFSSGLLGGEGFILQKFSGEGLLFLEADGSTVEYNLDVGQTMLIDQGHVFMFEESVRYDIETVKGIKNVMFGGEGLFLVKLTGPGKVILQTMPVANLASKIVPYVPSSK, from the coding sequence ATGAAATTTAGCATTGAGGGAGAGTATCCTGTATTAAGATGTATATTAAACAGGGGAGAAGAAATAGTAACGTCAGCAGGGAATATGAGCTGGATGGATGAAGGTTTTAACATTGAAACATCAACTGGTGGAGGATTGATGAAGGGTTTAGCTAGAGCATTTACAGGTGAAGGAATCTTTAGAAATGTATATAGAGCAAGTAAAGATAATCTGGAAATTGCTTTTGCATCGTCTTTGCCTGGAAAAATAATGTCACTTGAAATGAATGGGAAGACATTTATTACTCAAAAGAATGCATTTTTAGCATCAGAACCATCAGTAAAGATGGAAACAGTATTTACTAAAAAGTTCAGTTCTGGATTATTAGGTGGTGAAGGATTTATTCTTCAAAAATTCTCTGGTGAAGGACTCTTATTTTTAGAAGCAGATGGTTCAACAGTTGAGTATAATTTAGATGTAGGGCAAACTATGCTAATTGATCAAGGACATGTTTTTATGTTTGAAGAGAGTGTAAGATATGATATTGAAACAGTTAAGGGAATCAAAAATGTAATGTTTGGAGGAGAGGGATTATTTTTAGTAAAGTTAACAGGTCCAGGAAAAGTTATTCTACAAACTATGCCTGTTGCAAATTTGGCAAGTAAAATTGTTCCATATGTACCAAGCTCAAAATAA
- a CDS encoding GNAT family N-acetyltransferase yields MLNFKTLEEINIETLHAAFVQAFLDYQVEINLPLWKFNNMLQRRGYSPELSVGAFKDSELIGFVLNGIRNWRGKTTIYDCGTGVIPEYRKQGITSNMFKEVLRHLQSNNIEHYLLEVIQSNEPAVNLYEKQGFLITRTFSCFRIEKDHIRNGSISSIKYKSCNIEEINWKLFKSFWDFEPSWQNSIESIIAVSNSFEAVTAQIGEDIIGYGIIDKITGDIPQLAVHIKYRRQGIGANIFKKLIEYTESQNISFINIENKCLNIIEFLHNLGFENFIDQYEMILNI; encoded by the coding sequence ATGCTAAATTTTAAAACATTAGAAGAAATAAATATTGAAACACTCCATGCTGCTTTTGTACAGGCTTTTTTGGATTATCAGGTGGAAATCAACTTGCCCTTATGGAAGTTTAATAATATGTTACAAAGGAGAGGTTATTCCCCTGAACTTTCTGTAGGAGCATTTAAGGATAGTGAACTAATAGGATTTGTTCTTAACGGAATTCGTAATTGGAGAGGAAAAACTACTATATATGATTGTGGAACAGGGGTAATACCCGAATATAGAAAACAAGGAATTACAAGTAATATGTTTAAAGAAGTTTTGAGACATCTTCAAAGTAATAATATTGAACATTACTTACTTGAAGTAATTCAATCTAACGAACCAGCTGTTAATCTTTATGAGAAACAAGGTTTTTTAATTACGAGGACTTTTTCGTGCTTTCGAATAGAGAAGGATCACATCAGAAATGGATCAATTTCTTCTATAAAATATAAATCATGTAATATTGAGGAAATAAATTGGAAGTTATTTAAATCATTTTGGGATTTTGAACCATCCTGGCAAAATTCTATTGAGTCAATTATAGCAGTTTCTAATTCGTTTGAAGCAGTTACTGCACAAATTGGTGAAGATATTATTGGATATGGGATAATTGATAAAATCACAGGAGATATACCTCAGTTAGCAGTTCATATAAAATATCGTCGACAAGGAATAGGAGCTAATATTTTTAAAAAATTAATAGAGTATACAGAATCACAAAATATTAGCTTCATTAATATTGAAAATAAATGCCTTAATATTATTGAATTTCTACATAATCTGGGGTTTGAGAATTTTATAGATCAATATGAAATGATATTAAATATTTAA
- a CDS encoding substrate-binding domain-containing protein — protein MIKRGRLIIVILILSITLIIASCKKDTIIKNTMEVPTKNDSNISSNLMSDIAMKYGITHESFPRIDGSTSTLSIVRAINIAMYQDTGNDNFPETASKTVPAYKLLIDGNVDIIIVPYASLEVTELAKSKGVKLEFYPVASEALVFITPIENETVNITKEQVRNIYIDYGINNWSELGGPDRELVPICRNADSGSQSQMDNLILMGKEMHPSIKKNYVELTMEGMLDIVAFYHSGGLDGSPTDSYAIGYTLYTYLKNMGEVTGIDERLKMLSYEGVAPTEESIADGSYSLADGYYAVIRSDLPEEHDARSIIKWLKSDEGKDAISNLNYIPKD, from the coding sequence GTGATAAAAAGAGGAAGACTTATTATTGTAATATTGATACTTTCAATTACTTTAATTATTGCTTCCTGTAAAAAAGATACTATAATTAAAAACACAATGGAAGTTCCTACAAAAAATGATTCTAATATATCATCAAATTTAATGAGTGATATAGCCATGAAATACGGTATAACTCATGAAAGTTTTCCTAGAATAGATGGGTCAACGTCTACTCTTTCTATTGTTAGAGCGATTAATATAGCAATGTACCAGGATACTGGTAATGATAATTTTCCAGAGACAGCATCAAAGACTGTACCGGCATATAAGCTTCTCATAGATGGTAATGTTGATATTATAATTGTTCCATATGCTTCCCTAGAGGTTACAGAACTAGCAAAGAGTAAAGGTGTAAAACTGGAATTTTATCCTGTAGCTTCAGAAGCTCTTGTATTTATTACTCCAATAGAGAATGAGACAGTAAACATCACAAAGGAGCAGGTTAGAAATATATATATTGATTATGGAATTAATAATTGGTCTGAGTTGGGAGGCCCAGATCGTGAACTGGTTCCAATTTGTCGGAATGCTGATAGTGGAAGTCAGTCACAAATGGATAATCTCATATTAATGGGTAAAGAAATGCATCCGAGTATTAAGAAAAATTATGTGGAATTAACAATGGAGGGTATGCTTGACATTGTAGCATTTTATCATAGTGGAGGATTAGATGGAAGTCCAACTGATAGCTATGCAATAGGCTATACCTTATATACATATTTAAAAAATATGGGTGAAGTCACAGGTATAGATGAAAGATTAAAGATGCTATCATATGAAGGCGTTGCTCCTACAGAAGAGAGTATAGCAGATGGTTCCTATTCGCTAGCTGATGGATATTATGCTGTGATTCGAAGTGACTTACCAGAAGAACACGATGCAAGAAGTATTATCAAATGGTTAAAGTCAGATGAGGGTAAAGATGCCATAAGTAATTTAAATTATATTCCAAAAGATTAG
- a CDS encoding MATE family efflux transporter — MKSEMTADEKFKRMTETPINKLVLTLAVPTIVSMLTTSIYNMADTFFVSQISTSASGAVGVAFPLMMIIQAIGFTLGMGSGNYISRLLGQKNREYSSKVLATGFFTALILGTALAIVGLIFIDPLVYILGATDTIAPHAKAYIQYILIGIPFMTASFVMNGTLRFQGSAFYAMIGIATGGVLNIVLDPIFIFTFNMGTGGAALATIISQFISFCILFYNSSKGGNLKIKIKDFSPEWVVYKEILRGGLPSFYRQALGSIALICLNFSAGIYGDAAIAAMSIVGRVIHFAVSVMLGLGQGFQPICGFNYGAKLYDRVLSAFWFTAKLSVTALAILGIIGFITSPIVIQAFRKEDLEVIAIGSLALRLQSLTLPLSAWIIMTNMLVQTIGKSKEASIVSISRQGLFFIPSILILPRILGLLGVQLSQPVSDVCSFILAVFISKEVLNELRSQQEEQENLIVSKEIDR, encoded by the coding sequence ATGAAAAGTGAAATGACTGCAGATGAAAAGTTTAAAAGGATGACGGAAACCCCTATAAACAAGCTGGTGTTAACATTGGCGGTGCCTACAATAGTTAGTATGTTAACAACTTCAATATATAATATGGCTGATACTTTTTTTGTAAGTCAAATAAGTACAAGTGCATCAGGTGCAGTTGGTGTGGCATTCCCCCTAATGATGATAATTCAAGCTATTGGATTTACACTTGGTATGGGTTCAGGTAATTATATATCTAGACTTCTTGGACAAAAAAATAGGGAATATTCATCAAAGGTTCTGGCTACAGGTTTTTTTACGGCTTTAATTTTAGGAACTGCTCTAGCAATTGTAGGATTAATATTCATAGATCCATTAGTATATATATTAGGAGCTACAGATACCATTGCACCTCATGCTAAAGCATATATTCAATATATTTTAATAGGTATTCCATTCATGACAGCATCATTTGTAATGAATGGAACTTTGCGTTTTCAGGGAAGTGCATTTTATGCCATGATAGGTATCGCAACTGGTGGAGTATTGAACATTGTTCTGGATCCAATATTTATTTTTACATTTAATATGGGTACCGGGGGAGCTGCACTTGCTACAATAATTAGTCAATTTATTAGTTTCTGTATTTTATTTTATAATTCAAGCAAAGGTGGAAATTTAAAAATAAAAATTAAAGATTTTTCTCCAGAATGGGTTGTGTATAAGGAAATTTTACGAGGGGGATTACCTTCTTTTTATCGCCAAGCCCTTGGAAGTATAGCGCTAATATGTTTAAATTTCAGTGCAGGTATATATGGGGATGCAGCTATAGCAGCCATGTCTATTGTAGGTAGGGTTATTCATTTTGCAGTATCAGTTATGCTAGGATTAGGACAGGGTTTTCAACCTATTTGTGGTTTTAATTATGGAGCTAAATTATATGATAGGGTATTAAGTGCATTTTGGTTTACTGCAAAATTATCTGTTACTGCTTTAGCGATATTAGGCATTATCGGCTTTATAACATCACCGATTGTTATACAAGCATTTAGAAAAGAGGATCTAGAAGTAATAGCTATTGGATCACTTGCACTTAGGTTACAATCCTTAACCTTGCCCCTTTCAGCTTGGATTATTATGACTAATATGTTAGTTCAAACAATCGGTAAGAGTAAGGAAGCATCAATAGTTTCAATTTCACGTCAGGGTTTATTTTTTATACCATCAATATTGATATTACCGAGAATATTGGGACTTTTAGGAGTACAGCTAAGTCAACCTGTATCTGATGTGTGTTCTTTTATATTAGCAGTGTTTATAAGTAAAGAAGTTCTAAATGAATTAAGATCGCAACAAGAAGAACAAGAAAACCTAATAGTAAGCAAAGAAATAGATAGGTAA
- the abc-f gene encoding ribosomal protection-like ABC-F family protein → MLLIECSKIKKYYGERLVLDIDSLKIFSGDRIGIIGLNGIGKTTLLNILSKRIAPDEGWIKIYGKSEYISQIEPPEYKKISRDMASKFSINHTWNESMSGGEKTRFKLAGALNQNSNVLFADEPTSNLDIDGIEIMEKHLSKYDGALILISHDRDFIDKLCNQILEIDDGKTKIYKGNYSHYKAQKSQEINRAQAEYDNYINEKRRLQGTIVENKQKSKGIKTTPRRMGNSEARLHKMGGQKAKSNIDKKVKGIETRIEKLEKKERPKEQAKIKLDILESNKLYSKIILEGKNINKSFGEKVILDNAEFNIYNNSKVALIGPNGCGKSTLIKMILNSNPSIKIAQGAKIGYFSQDMSILNKDLNILNNVMESSIYQESYARLLLARLLFKGDSIYKKIDILSGGEQVKVSFAKILLQDINLLILDEPTNYLDINSLEVIEEALKEYDRTLLFVSHDRKFVANVADHIMTIENKKINIFDGTYEEYQSKIIKNQNAEKQDIQKQIFVLENRLSEIIGKISMMPKKEELAALDKEYYDILNMLNKIKESN, encoded by the coding sequence ATGTTGTTAATTGAATGTAGTAAGATTAAAAAGTATTATGGTGAAAGGTTAGTATTAGATATAGATAGTTTAAAAATTTTTTCTGGAGATAGGATAGGAATAATAGGCTTAAATGGAATAGGAAAAACTACCCTGCTTAATATATTAAGTAAAAGAATAGCACCCGATGAAGGTTGGATCAAGATATACGGAAAATCTGAATATATATCTCAGATTGAACCGCCCGAATATAAAAAAATTTCAAGGGATATGGCTTCAAAATTTTCTATAAATCATACTTGGAATGAATCTATGAGTGGTGGAGAAAAAACAAGATTTAAATTGGCAGGAGCTTTAAATCAGAACAGTAATGTGTTATTTGCAGATGAGCCTACGAGTAATCTTGACATAGATGGAATAGAAATTATGGAGAAGCATCTCTCTAAATATGATGGCGCATTGATTTTAATTTCCCATGATCGTGACTTCATTGATAAACTATGTAATCAAATTCTTGAAATTGATGATGGTAAAACAAAAATTTATAAGGGTAATTATAGTCATTATAAAGCCCAAAAATCCCAAGAAATTAACAGGGCTCAAGCTGAATATGACAATTATATTAATGAAAAAAGAAGACTTCAGGGAACTATTGTCGAAAACAAACAAAAATCCAAAGGAATAAAAACTACTCCAAGAAGAATGGGCAATTCTGAAGCAAGACTTCATAAAATGGGCGGACAAAAAGCCAAGTCTAATATTGATAAGAAAGTAAAAGGTATAGAAACAAGAATTGAAAAGCTTGAGAAAAAAGAAAGGCCTAAAGAACAAGCAAAAATTAAACTCGATATATTAGAATCCAATAAGCTATATAGCAAAATAATACTTGAAGGTAAAAACATAAACAAATCATTTGGAGAAAAAGTTATATTAGATAATGCAGAATTTAATATCTATAACAATTCAAAAGTAGCACTTATTGGCCCAAATGGCTGCGGAAAAAGTACACTTATAAAAATGATTTTAAATAGTAATCCTTCAATTAAAATTGCACAGGGTGCAAAAATTGGATATTTTAGTCAGGATATGAGCATTTTAAACAAAGATTTAAATATCCTCAATAATGTTATGGAAAGTAGTATTTACCAAGAAAGCTATGCCAGACTGCTACTTGCTAGGTTACTTTTTAAAGGCGATTCTATATATAAAAAAATTGATATACTTAGTGGCGGGGAACAAGTTAAGGTCTCCTTTGCAAAGATACTGTTACAGGATATCAATTTACTGATACTAGATGAGCCTACAAACTATCTAGATATCAATTCTCTTGAAGTTATTGAAGAAGCTCTTAAGGAATACGATAGAACTCTGTTATTTGTATCCCATGATAGAAAATTTGTAGCCAATGTTGCAGATCATATAATGACAATAGAGAACAAGAAAATAAATATATTTGATGGAACATATGAAGAATATCAATCAAAAATAATCAAAAATCAGAATGCTGAAAAGCAAGATATACAAAAACAGATATTTGTCCTAGAGAATCGACTATCTGAAATCATTGGGAAAATATCTATGATGCCCAAAAAGGAAGAGCTTGCAGCTTTGGATAAAGAGTACTATGACATTTTGAATATGTTAAATAAGATTAAAGAAAGCAATTAA
- the recQ gene encoding DNA helicase RecQ, whose translation MDIYNALKTYFGYDEFKDGQKKLVLGALDGKDVLGIMPTGGGKSLCYQLPAIILDGITLVISPLISLMKDQVDSLNEIGISGTFINSTLDDNDLNYRLQEIREGKYKIIYVAPERLNTYSFSSLIRDLKISMIAIDEAHCISQWGHDFRPSYTEIPRFIKSISNRPIVAAYTATATKLIVEEIKELLGLRTPVESIIGFDRPNLFYQVMKVSNKMSYVIDYLKSNFNDESGIIYCATRNTVESVTEKLNQQGFKAVAYHGGMDSSIRQQNQDDFIFNRIQIIVATNAFGMGIDKPDVRFVIHYNMPQNMEAYYQEAGRAGRDGEPSYCTLLYSPSDIVKQKLLIQNSTFSEQRENILYENLQYLVDYCNTNDCLRNKILEYFGEHSNVSNCSNCGNCLDNSEMVDITLESQKILSCIYRVQERFGVSIIIQVLRGSKNKRVLEFELDNVSTYGLMKEYSENTVREIIMTLISMGYIFVTADKFPVLKLSPKSAEVLKGNEKVYHKKHLLDIKPSPKKDSKTDANLEGLDEELFLKLKEMRYSISQDKKMAPFMIFHDSTLKEMATYFPQNKAAILTIKGVGLKKFETYGEAFLEVIKEHCTKNNVNPIEKIVEYALENHSTIDRYQQTYELYQKNMTLKEIAENRNFTVNTIIEHLSKCEKTGQTVDWSRFIDNPAKEEIILNAIKNVGFDKLKPIKEIVPDEITYEDIKIIIAKNGLN comes from the coding sequence TTGGATATATATAATGCCTTGAAAACTTATTTTGGTTATGATGAATTTAAAGATGGACAGAAAAAATTAGTGTTAGGAGCCTTAGATGGTAAGGACGTTTTAGGTATTATGCCTACAGGTGGAGGAAAGTCCCTTTGTTACCAATTACCTGCCATTATATTAGATGGAATTACACTAGTCATTTCACCACTAATATCCTTGATGAAGGATCAAGTGGATTCGTTAAACGAAATAGGTATTTCTGGCACCTTTATTAATAGTACACTAGATGATAATGATCTAAATTATAGACTTCAAGAAATTAGAGAAGGTAAATATAAAATTATATATGTTGCACCTGAAAGATTAAATACATATTCTTTCTCAAGCCTAATTAGAGATTTGAAAATTTCAATGATTGCTATAGATGAAGCTCATTGTATTAGTCAATGGGGTCATGATTTCAGACCATCCTATACTGAAATTCCTAGATTTATTAAATCTATCTCTAATAGACCTATAGTTGCTGCCTATACTGCTACTGCAACTAAATTAATTGTTGAAGAAATTAAAGAGTTATTGGGACTTAGGACCCCTGTAGAATCAATTATTGGATTTGATAGACCGAATCTATTCTACCAAGTCATGAAGGTAAGCAATAAAATGTCTTATGTCATTGATTATCTAAAAAGTAACTTTAATGATGAATCTGGTATTATTTATTGTGCTACTAGAAATACTGTGGAATCTGTCACAGAAAAATTAAACCAACAAGGATTTAAAGCTGTTGCCTATCATGGAGGGATGGATTCTTCCATTCGGCAACAAAATCAAGATGACTTTATATTTAATAGAATCCAAATTATTGTAGCAACAAACGCATTTGGAATGGGTATAGACAAGCCAGATGTTAGGTTTGTAATTCACTATAATATGCCACAAAACATGGAAGCTTACTATCAAGAAGCAGGTAGAGCAGGTCGTGATGGGGAGCCAAGTTATTGCACCTTATTATATTCTCCATCTGATATTGTAAAGCAAAAGCTATTAATACAGAATAGTACATTCTCTGAGCAAAGAGAAAATATTCTTTATGAAAACTTGCAGTACCTAGTAGACTATTGCAATACTAATGATTGCCTTAGAAACAAGATATTAGAATACTTCGGGGAACACTCTAATGTATCTAATTGTAGCAATTGTGGTAACTGTCTAGATAACTCTGAAATGGTTGATATAACCTTAGAATCGCAGAAAATATTATCCTGTATATATAGAGTACAAGAAAGATTTGGTGTATCAATAATCATTCAAGTACTTCGTGGCTCAAAGAATAAAAGGGTATTAGAATTTGAATTAGATAATGTGTCTACTTATGGATTAATGAAGGAGTACTCAGAAAATACTGTTAGAGAAATAATTATGACTCTAATATCCATGGGATATATTTTTGTTACTGCAGATAAATTCCCAGTATTAAAACTATCTCCAAAATCAGCAGAGGTTTTAAAAGGAAATGAAAAAGTTTATCATAAGAAGCATTTATTAGATATTAAACCTTCTCCTAAAAAAGATAGTAAAACTGATGCTAATTTAGAAGGCCTTGATGAAGAGCTCTTCTTGAAGCTAAAGGAAATGAGATATTCAATATCCCAGGATAAAAAAATGGCACCATTTATGATCTTTCATGATTCAACTCTTAAAGAAATGGCTACCTACTTCCCGCAAAACAAAGCAGCCATACTTACTATAAAAGGTGTTGGTCTAAAAAAATTTGAAACCTACGGAGAAGCTTTTCTAGAAGTAATTAAAGAACATTGTACAAAAAATAACGTTAATCCTATTGAAAAAATAGTAGAATATGCATTAGAAAACCATAGTACAATAGATAGATATCAGCAAACCTACGAACTATATCAAAAGAACATGACTCTAAAGGAAATCGCAGAAAATAGAAATTTTACGGTAAATACAATAATTGAGCATTTATCAAAATGTGAAAAGACGGGACAAACTGTAGATTGGTCAAGATTTATAGATAATCCTGCAAAGGAAGAAATTATCCTAAATGCAATTAAAAATGTGGGTTTTGATAAACTTAAGCCCATTAAGGAAATAGTTCCTGATGAAATAACTTATGAGGATATAAAAATAATTATAGCTAAAAATGGACTAAACTAA
- a CDS encoding FAD-dependent oxidoreductase, producing MDIRLNNETIYDLLIIGGGPAGLNAALYAKRKGVNVGIIAKDLGGQVMDTSTVENYLGFPTITGMGLIEEFKKHVKELNVPIEDFITVESVRTSEKSPIKEILTDNGNTYKSKAIIIATGSKPRKLGVLGEAEYSGKGVSYCAICDGPLFAEEDLIVAGGGNSAVEAAIDLSKIANKVTLVHRSQFRADKILLDQLDKLSNVEVKLNTQIQEIVGEKMMLGINVLDKENDSSYTISAAGIFVEIGYLPNSDAFKDLIQLNQRGEIVVNNYGETNVKGIFAAGDVTESPYKQIVISAAEGARAALAANDYLNTLEDYEI from the coding sequence ATGGATATAAGATTAAACAACGAAACTATTTATGACTTATTAATAATCGGTGGTGGACCAGCTGGATTAAATGCTGCACTTTATGCTAAAAGAAAAGGAGTAAATGTAGGAATTATTGCAAAAGATCTTGGTGGTCAAGTTATGGATACCTCAACTGTAGAAAATTATCTCGGCTTCCCTACTATAACCGGTATGGGACTAATTGAAGAATTTAAGAAGCATGTTAAAGAACTTAATGTTCCTATTGAAGACTTCATAACTGTAGAAAGTGTCAGAACTTCTGAGAAATCACCAATCAAGGAAATTTTAACTGATAATGGTAATACTTATAAATCTAAAGCAATTATAATAGCTACTGGAAGTAAACCAAGGAAGCTAGGTGTACTAGGTGAAGCAGAGTATTCTGGAAAAGGTGTATCTTATTGTGCTATTTGTGATGGTCCATTATTTGCAGAAGAGGATTTAATTGTTGCAGGTGGTGGAAACTCGGCTGTTGAAGCTGCAATTGATTTATCAAAAATAGCAAACAAAGTAACTTTAGTTCATCGTAGTCAATTTAGAGCAGACAAAATACTATTGGACCAGTTAGATAAGCTAAGCAACGTAGAGGTAAAACTAAATACTCAGATACAAGAGATAGTTGGTGAAAAGATGATGTTAGGTATAAATGTCTTAGATAAAGAAAATGATTCATCTTACACAATATCAGCAGCAGGAATTTTCGTCGAAATTGGATATTTACCAAATAGTGATGCTTTTAAAGATTTAATACAGTTAAACCAAAGAGGAGAAATTGTTGTAAATAATTACGGAGAAACAAATGTAAAAGGAATATTTGCAGCTGGTGATGTAACAGAATCACCTTATAAACAAATTGTCATATCAGCTGCAGAAGGAGCAAGAGCTGCACTGGCTGCCAATGATTATTTAAATACTTTAGAAGATTATGAAATTTAG